A region of Pempheris klunzingeri isolate RE-2024b chromosome 15, fPemKlu1.hap1, whole genome shotgun sequence DNA encodes the following proteins:
- the mcm6 gene encoding DNA replication licensing factor MCM6, whose amino-acid sequence MDVATATAEHAGEMVKDELAEKCQKLFQAFLEEFQTGDGEVKYVREAEELIRPERNTLLVSFTDLEGFNQELATTIQEEYYRVYPFLCRAVRNFARDHGNVPLNKEFYVALEDLPTRHKIRELSSMRIGTLVRISGQVVRTHPVHPELVSGTFVCMDCQAVIKDVPQQFKYSPPTICRNPVCNNRARFHLDTHKSKFIDFQKVRIQETQAELPRGSIPRSLEIVLRAEAVEMAQAGDRCDFTGTLIVVPDVSQLSTPGVRAETSTRVGGGPQGFESEGLRGLKALGVRELSYRLAFLACNVAPTNPRFGGKELREEEQTAESIKSQMTEKEWEKVFEMSQDKNLYHNLCTSLFPTIHGNNEVKRGILLMLFGGVPKTTMEGTSLRGDVNVCIVGDPSTAKSQFLKHVEEFSPRAVYTSGKASSAAGLTAAVVRDEESHEFVIEAGALMLADNGVCCIDEFDKMDLKDQVAIHEAMEQQTISITKAGVKATLNARTSILAAANPVGGRYDRSKSLKQNVQLTAPIMSRFDLFFILVDDCNEVTDYAIARRIVDLHSRIEESVDRLYSLDEIRRYLLFARQFKPKISSESEEFIVEQYKRLRQRDSSGGVSKSAWRITVRQLESMIRLSEGMARMHCCDEVQPKHVKEAFRLLNKSIIRVETPDINLEQEDELEEEEEQQEEGNAIPNGVNGVNGHVDGVDGHVNGINGHANGVNGHAEPGSQPKPSLRLSFPEYRRISNLLVLHLRRAEEAEEEEELKKSAVVNWYLKEMETEIESEEELINKKGLIEKVLHRLVHYDHILIELSQAGLKGSEPASAEEEVVLVVNPNYILED is encoded by the exons ATGGATGTTGCCACAGCAACCGCGGAGCATGCCGGGGAGATGGTGAAGGACGAGCTGGCCGAAAAATGCCAGAAGTTATTCCAGGCTTTCTTGGAGGA GTTCCAGACCGGGGATGGGGAGGTGAAGTATGTCCGGGAGGCCGAGGAGCTGATCAGGCCTGAGAGGAACACCCTGCTGGTGAGCTTCACTGACCTGGAGGGCTTCAACCAGGAGCTGGCCACCACCATCCAGGAGGAGTACTACAG AGTTTACCCCTTCCTTTGCCGGGCCGTGCGCAACTTTGCTCGGGATCATGGGAATGTTCCCCTCAACAAAGAGTTCTACGTGGCCCTGGAGGATCTGCCCACCAGACACAA GATCCGTGAGCTGTCGTCCATGCGTATCGGCACCCTGGTGAGGATCAGCGGTCAGGTGGTGAGGACGCACCCGGTGCACCCTGAGCTG GTGAGCGGCACCTTCGTGTGCATGGACTGCCAGGCAGTGATCAAGGACGTCCCTCAGCAGTTCAAATACTCCCCACCAACCATCTGCAGGAACCCCGTGTGCAACAACCGCGCCCGCTTCCACCTCGACACGCACAAATCCAAGTTCATCGACTTCCAGAAG GTGCGCATCCAGGAGACGCAGGCGGAGCTGCCTCGTGGTTCAATTCCGCGCTCCCTGGAGATCGTCCTGAGGGCCGAGGCCGTGGAGATGGCTCAGGCCGGAGACCGCTGCGACTTCACCGGGACCCTCATTGTCGTGCCAGACGTCTCTCAGCTCAGCACTCCTG GTGTGCGAGCAGAGACCAGCACCCGTGTGGGCGGGGGACCTCAGGGCTTTGAGTCTGAGGGTTTGAGAGggctgaaagctctgggagTCAGAGAGCTCTCATACAGACTGGCCTTCCTGGCCTGCAACGTGGCCCCGACTAACCCTCga TTTGGCGGTAAGGAGCTGCgggaggaggagcagactgCGGAAAGCATCAAGAGCCAGATGACAGAGAAGGAGTGGGAGAAAGTGTTTGAGATGAGCCAAGACAAGAACTTGTACCACAACCTGTGCACCAGCCTGTTCCCCACCATCCACG GCAATAACGAGGTGAAGCGCGGCATCCTGCTGATGCTGTTCGGAGGCGTTCCCAAGACGACCATGGAGGGAACCTCGCTGAGGGGAGACGTCAACGTGTGCATCGTCGGAGACCCCAGCACCGCCAAGAGCCAGTTCCTCAA gcaCGTGGAGGAGTTCAGCCCCAGAGCGGTGTACACCAGCGGCAAGGCCAGCAGTGCTGCCGGTCTGACGGCAGCTGTGGTCAGAGACGAGGAGTCCCACGAGTTTGTCATCGAGGCCGGAGCTCTGATGCTGGCTGACAAT GGTGTGTGCTGCATTGATGAGTTTGACAAGATGGACCTCAAGGACCAGGTGGCCATCCATGAAGCCATGGAGCAGCagaccatcagcatcaccaaGGCTGGAGTCAAG GCCACCCTGAACGCTCGCACATCCATCCTGGCTGCCGCCAACCCTGTGGGTGGGCGCTACGACCGCAGCAAGAGCCTGAAGCAGAACGTCCAGCTGACCGCCCCCATCATGAGCCGCTTCGACCTCTTCTTCATCCTGGTGGACGACTGTAATGAG GTGACGGACTACGCCATCGCCAGACGCATCGTGGACCTGCACTCCCGCATAGAGGAGTCTGTGGACCGGCTGTACTCTCTGGATGAGATCCGCAGATACCTGCTCTTTGCAAGGCAGTTCAAAcctaag ATCTCCAGTGAATCAGAGGAGTTCATCGTGGAGCAGTACAAGCGTCTGCGTCAGCGTGACAGCTCTGGAGGTGTGTCCAAGTCTGCCTGGAGAATAACGGTGCGACAGCTGGAGAGCATGATCCGCCTCTCGGAGGGCATGGCGCGCATGCACTGCTGCGACGAG GTGCAGCCCAAACATGTGAAGGAAGCCTTTCGTCTTCTGAACAAATCCATCATCAGAGTGGAGACGCCAGACATCAACCTGGAGCAGGAGGACgaactggaggaggaggaggagcagcaggaggaag GAAACGCCATCCCTAACGGAGTGAATGGCGTAAACGGCCATGTTGATGGTGTCGACGGGCACGTCAATGGAATTAATGGCCACGCCAACGGTGTGAACGGCCACGCTGAGCCGGGCAGCCAGCCTAAACCGTCTCTCCGCCTGTCCTTCCCCGAGTACAGACGCATCTCCAACCTGCTGGTTCTGCATTTAcgcagagcagaggagg ctgaggaagaggaggagctgaagaaaaGCGCTGTGGTGAACTGGTATCTGAAGGAGATGGAGACGGAGATCGAGTCCGAAGAGGAGCTGATCAATAAGAAGGGTCTGATAGAGAAGGTCCTCCACAGGCTGGTGCACTAT gATCACATCCTCATCGAGCTGTCCCAGGCGGGGCTGAAGGGCTCTGAGCCTGCGAGCGCAGAAGAAGAAGTCGTTCTGGTCGTCAACCCCAACTACATCCTGGAAGACTGA